The following proteins come from a genomic window of Nostoc sp. TCL26-01:
- a CDS encoding 4-hydroxybenzoate solanesyltransferase, which yields MTSTSKLNQEPVLLTIIRLLRWHKPEGRLILMIPALWAIFLAAGGKPPLPLVGVIILGTLATSAAGCVVNDLWDRDIDPEVERTRDRPLAARTLSIKVGIVVGIVALFCAAILAYYLNPLSFWLSVAAVPVILLYPGAKRVFPVPQLVLSMAWGFAVLISWSAVTQNLSQPTWLLWGATVLWTLGFDTVYAMSDRADDRRIGVKSSALFFGDYAALAISIFFAGTVGLLAWLGISLHLTLPFWINLVIAAVGWIWQIWRLIKPQIPHTAYGEMFRQNVWIGFILLAGMIIGSL from the coding sequence ATGACAAGTACATCAAAACTCAATCAAGAACCAGTGTTACTAACTATTATCCGGCTTTTGCGTTGGCATAAACCGGAAGGTCGGTTAATTTTAATGATTCCGGCTCTTTGGGCTATTTTTTTAGCGGCGGGGGGGAAACCGCCTTTGCCGTTGGTGGGTGTAATTATCTTGGGGACACTGGCGACAAGTGCGGCTGGATGTGTGGTGAATGATTTGTGGGATCGGGATATTGATCCAGAAGTTGAGAGAACCCGCGATCGCCCTTTAGCTGCTCGTACCTTGTCGATTAAAGTAGGGATTGTAGTGGGGATTGTGGCGCTATTTTGTGCAGCGATTTTAGCATATTACCTTAATCCTTTGAGCTTCTGGTTATCTGTGGCAGCCGTGCCGGTCATTTTGCTCTATCCTGGGGCAAAGCGAGTCTTTCCTGTACCGCAATTGGTGTTGTCGATGGCGTGGGGATTTGCGGTTTTGATTAGTTGGAGTGCAGTGACACAAAATCTTTCTCAACCGACTTGGCTATTGTGGGGGGCTACTGTACTGTGGACATTGGGATTTGATACAGTTTATGCTATGAGCGATCGCGCAGATGATCGGCGCATTGGTGTTAAGTCTAGTGCCTTGTTTTTTGGCGATTATGCTGCGTTAGCTATTAGTATTTTCTTTGCTGGCACAGTTGGTTTACTCGCTTGGTTAGGTATTTCTCTCCATCTCACATTGCCTTTTTGGATTAATTTAGTCATTGCTGCTGTTGGTTGGATTTGGCAGATTTGGCGTTTAATCAAACCACAAATACCTCATACTGCTTATGGAGAAATGTTTCGCCAAAATGTTTGGATTGGTTTTATTTTACTAGCAGGAATGATCATTGGTTCTCTTTAA
- a CDS encoding Ppx/GppA phosphatase family protein — protein sequence MLSLVSASWESVSTQPVQQHRIIAAIDMGTNSLHMVVVKIDPTLPAFSIITKEKETVRLGDRNITTGELKPEVMAKAIATLKRFQVAAKIANVETIIAVATSAVREAPNGKDFLQQIETELGLSVDLISGQEEARRIYLGVLSGMEFHNQPHIIIDIGGGSTELILGDSQEPRSLTSTKVGAVRLTSELISTDPIDDTEFLYLKAYARGMLERSVEEIQTNLKLDESPRLIGTSGTIETIAMMQAREKSATVPSTLNGYQFTLPELQEWVQRLRRMTNAERAAIPGMPEKRAEVILAGAVILQEAMTLLAVESLTVCGRALREGVIVDWMLSHGLIEDKLRFQSSIRQRSVIKQASKYQVNLEYSDRVAAFALSLFDQTQGLLHHWGGNERQLLWAAAILHNCGHHVSHSSHHKHSYYLIRNGELLGYNETEIEIIANIARYHRKSPPKKKHENYRNLLSKEHRQVVSQLSAILRLAVALDRRQIGAIAQIKCDYYPHFQQFNLLIYPSKLNDDCTLELWSLDYKKAVFEEEFGVKVLAILEKSSIANFS from the coding sequence ATGCTAAGTTTAGTTTCGGCTAGCTGGGAGAGTGTCAGTACTCAACCAGTTCAGCAACACCGGATTATTGCTGCCATTGACATGGGAACAAATTCTCTACATATGGTGGTAGTAAAGATTGACCCGACGCTACCGGCTTTTAGCATTATTACCAAGGAAAAAGAAACTGTGAGGTTGGGCGATCGCAATATTACCACTGGGGAGTTAAAACCAGAGGTGATGGCAAAAGCGATCGCTACCTTGAAACGTTTTCAAGTAGCTGCCAAAATAGCTAATGTGGAAACCATCATTGCTGTGGCAACTAGTGCGGTGCGAGAAGCACCCAATGGTAAAGATTTTTTGCAGCAGATAGAGACGGAGTTGGGTTTAAGCGTTGACTTGATTTCTGGACAAGAAGAAGCGCGAAGGATCTACTTGGGTGTGCTGTCGGGGATGGAATTTCATAACCAACCCCACATTATTATTGATATTGGGGGGGGTTCCACAGAATTAATTTTGGGTGATAGTCAAGAACCCCGTAGTCTTACCAGTACAAAAGTCGGTGCAGTCCGACTAACAAGTGAATTAATCAGCACCGATCCCATCGATGATACCGAGTTTCTCTACCTGAAAGCCTATGCACGGGGGATGCTGGAACGTTCTGTAGAAGAAATTCAAACTAACTTAAAGCTTGACGAATCTCCCCGTTTAATCGGCACATCTGGCACAATTGAAACCATCGCCATGATGCAAGCGCGAGAAAAATCGGCTACAGTCCCTTCTACTCTCAATGGATATCAATTCACCCTCCCAGAATTGCAAGAGTGGGTACAACGGCTGCGGAGAATGACTAACGCTGAAAGAGCAGCCATACCAGGAATGCCAGAAAAGCGCGCAGAAGTTATCCTGGCTGGAGCAGTGATTCTGCAAGAAGCTATGACTTTATTGGCTGTAGAATCCTTGACAGTCTGTGGTCGTGCCTTACGGGAAGGGGTGATTGTAGACTGGATGTTAAGTCACGGCTTAATTGAAGATAAGCTGCGCTTCCAAAGTTCTATCCGCCAACGCAGCGTGATTAAGCAAGCTAGTAAGTATCAAGTTAATTTAGAGTATAGCGATCGCGTTGCGGCATTTGCGCTAAGTTTATTTGATCAAACTCAAGGCTTACTCCACCACTGGGGAGGTAACGAACGGCAGTTACTTTGGGCTGCGGCTATTTTACACAACTGCGGTCATCATGTCAGCCATTCATCTCACCATAAGCATTCATATTATCTGATTCGCAATGGTGAATTACTCGGCTATAACGAAACCGAAATCGAAATTATTGCCAACATTGCCCGTTATCATCGCAAATCACCACCCAAGAAAAAGCACGAAAATTATCGCAACTTGTTGAGTAAAGAACATCGCCAAGTAGTGAGTCAATTAAGTGCGATATTAAGACTAGCAGTAGCCTTGGATAGAAGACAAATTGGAGCGATCGCTCAAATCAAATGTGATTATTATCCCCACTTCCAGCAATTCAATTTGCTGATTTATCCATCTAAACTCAATGATGACTGTACCCTAGAACTCTGGAGTTTAGATTACAAAAAAGCAGTGTTTGAGGAAGAGTTTGGTGTGAAGGTATTAGCAATTTTAGAAAAATCTAGCATTGCTAATTTTTCATAG
- a CDS encoding NAD(P)H-hydrate dehydratase: MLAKQEHISQLVVTAAQMRDIEARIFAAGMPVAALMEKVAGLIAKRIQSLLPPSSVRVGILVGPGHNGGDALVVARELHFCGYDVWIYAPFHKFKDLTSQHLQYAKSLGITCEQNIAQLPDCDVLIDGLFGFGLERTLTDPIASAINQFNQWQKPIISIDLPSGLHTDTGAVLGTAIRATHTLCLGLWKVGLLQDQALDYIGQAELIDFDIPLADVQAVLQDAPQVKRITPATALATLPLPRPPVTHKYKEGHLLLICGSRRYAGGAILTALGARGSGVGMLSIAVPESLKHLLVSHLPEALVIGCPETATGAIAQLQLPEKTDLNSFSAIAIGPGLTQDATNVVQQVIASDRPLILDADALNILAQMGASTTLQKRPATTVLTPHTGEFQRLFPDIPDAKDERIAAVREAAAQSRAVVLLKGARTAIANPQGSVWINPESTPALARGGSGDVLTGLLGGLLAQGMNKQIPVEDIVATAAWWHSQAGILAAQERTELGVDAFTLTQYLWKVIVSGC, encoded by the coding sequence ATGCTAGCAAAACAAGAACACATTTCTCAACTTGTGGTGACTGCTGCACAAATGCGCGACATTGAAGCGCGCATCTTTGCAGCTGGAATGCCCGTAGCAGCTTTAATGGAAAAAGTAGCGGGATTAATTGCTAAACGTATTCAATCTCTGCTGCCTCCATCCTCTGTGCGTGTTGGTATCCTTGTCGGCCCCGGACACAATGGTGGTGATGCGTTAGTTGTGGCGCGGGAATTACACTTTTGTGGGTATGATGTTTGGATTTATGCCCCTTTTCATAAGTTCAAAGATTTAACATCACAACATTTACAATATGCCAAGAGTTTGGGAATTACTTGTGAGCAAAATATTGCCCAATTACCAGATTGTGATGTTTTAATTGATGGGTTGTTTGGCTTTGGTTTAGAAAGAACACTGACTGATCCCATCGCCTCAGCAATTAATCAGTTTAATCAGTGGCAAAAACCGATTATTAGTATTGATTTACCTTCAGGTTTGCACACCGATACAGGTGCAGTTTTAGGAACGGCAATTCGTGCCACCCATACTCTTTGTTTGGGTTTATGGAAAGTAGGATTATTACAAGATCAGGCTTTAGATTATATTGGTCAAGCTGAGTTAATTGATTTTGATATTCCCCTAGCTGATGTGCAAGCTGTTCTTCAAGACGCACCACAAGTTAAACGCATTACACCAGCAACAGCGCTGGCTACTTTGCCTTTACCTCGTCCTCCAGTCACCCATAAGTATAAAGAAGGACATTTGCTGTTAATTTGCGGTTCCCGACGTTATGCTGGTGGGGCAATTTTAACGGCTTTGGGTGCTAGAGGTAGCGGTGTGGGGATGTTGTCAATTGCTGTCCCCGAATCACTGAAACATCTTTTAGTGTCTCATTTGCCAGAGGCGTTGGTTATTGGTTGCCCAGAGACGGCCACAGGAGCGATCGCTCAATTACAATTACCAGAGAAGACAGACTTAAATTCTTTTAGTGCGATCGCCATTGGCCCTGGATTAACTCAAGATGCAACAAATGTAGTCCAACAAGTCATCGCCAGCGATCGCCCATTAATCCTCGATGCCGATGCTTTGAATATTTTAGCCCAGATGGGAGCAAGCACCACATTACAAAAACGTCCAGCTACCACCGTACTCACACCCCACACCGGTGAATTTCAACGCCTATTTCCTGATATCCCCGATGCCAAAGACGAGAGAATCGCCGCAGTCAGGGAAGCCGCAGCTCAAAGTAGAGCAGTAGTTTTACTTAAAGGTGCAAGAACTGCCATCGCTAACCCCCAGGGTTCAGTGTGGATTAATCCTGAAAGTACCCCAGCTTTAGCCCGTGGTGGTAGTGGGGATGTGTTAACAGGGCTTTTAGGGGGATTGTTAGCCCAAGGCATGAATAAACAAATACCCGTAGAAGATATTGTTGCTACTGCTGCTTGGTGGCACTCTCAAGCAGGTATTTTAGCTGCTCAAGAGCGTACAGAGTTAGGTGTAGATGCGTTTACATTGACACAGTACTTGTGGAAAGTGATTGTGTCAGGCTGCTGA